Below is a window of Flavobacterium sp. CFS9 DNA.
ATCCAAATGATTACTCGGTTCATCGAGTAAAATCAGTTTTGGTTCATGAATTGAAATTCCGGCCAGGAAAACTTTTGTTTTTTGTCCGCCACTCAATGTTTCAAGTTTTTGGTTCCAGTCTAAATCTTGTAGCTGCCAGTATTGCAATGCTTCATTGCAACGCTCTTCAATTGTCCAGTCGTCGTTTAAAATGTTGAGATTTTCTTCGGAAACCTTTCCGTTAAGAATTTCGTGCAAGGCATTCAGTTTATTTTCAACCTGAAGAGCTTGAGCAATCGTAAATTGATTAAACTGTCCGAAAATTTGAGGCAGATAGAAGGGTTTCGAATCTGTTTTTATTATACCGTCTGCAGGTTCTAATTCGCTTGCAATAATTTTTAGTAATGTTGATTTTCCAACACCGTTGTTACCAATTAAAGCAATTTTTTCGTGATGGTTAACTGTAAAAGTAATTTTATCAAACAACAGATCTTTGTTTGAATGTAAGTATGAGATATTCTGTAAAATAACCATAATTTCTTTCTTTAGGGAATAAACAAATGGGCAAGCCATTTTATAGCTTACCTTAAAATTGTCCGAAAGAAATTTTTATTCACATTGAGATGCTGCGGTTTATTTATTGCTGCAAAGATACAAAAAATAGTTTTTAAGATTTGAATTTCAACTTATTCAAATTTTAAACTGGCATTTTTAGACATTAAATAGGAAGTAAGTTTTTTAATTTTTCCTTTTTCCATTTCAAAAACATCACAGAAAACGGCATCCAGTTTATGACCATTTTTCATATTTCCCTGTACGGCACCTTCGGCAATAACGATGTCATTTTCTTCGATCATCTTGATAATCTGAATCGTGGGACTGCCTGTAAAATTGTCGTTTTCAATTTCTTTATCAAAAGCTTCTTTTCCTGCGTGCTGATAAATTCCGGGCATTTCCCAAATCACATCATTAGTAAGGCAATCTAAAATTCGTTTATGATCGCTTACCATAAAAGCTTCCATATATTCGGTTACGGTTTGTTTATTAGGTGTCATGTCTTAAAGGTTATGATGTTAAAACTGATTTTTGAACGACTATATTTAGGTGTAGTATAAAATTACTGTTTTTTAGAAACATTCCAAAAGCTGATTTTTCGTCTCGTTACAAAACCTAGTTTTTCATATAGGCCAATGGCACCAACATTATTTTCAACAACATGTAAAAAAGGAGTTTTACTTTCGTCTAAGATGCTATTGACAACATGCGAAATCAATTGTTTGGCATAACCTTTTCCGGTGTGATCGGGATGTGTGATAATAGCACTCACTTCTGTAAAGTCATTCATTTTCATACGTTCACCTGCGACAGCTATCAATTGGGCTTCTTTAAATATTCCATAATAATTGCCCAATAAAGGAGTTTTGGTTTTAAAATATCCCGGCTGTACCAAATTAACCAGTTGTAATAATTCGGGATTATGACTTTCAGTAAGTTTGACAATTTCAGTATCGATCGCAAGTTGAATTTTGTCCTGGATAATCATTTGCAGACAAATCAATTCTTTGATGATTATCAAAGAATCGTCTATTTCAGGTTTTTCACCCACTATAAAAAAAGAATTCGTTAACAACCCATATTGTTCTGTGGCCGTTAAAGTGCTTTCCGATACTATAAAACTTCCAAAAGGACAATAATCCGGATTGTAAAATTTAGTACCAGCATACTCAAGGGCTAATTCGGAATGGTTTTCGGATAATGCATACCAAACCGGATTATCTAGTTTATGGTCTTCTTTATTTGTCATTATTTTAAAAGAATAATTTTTTAGGATCGTACTATATTCGACTTTTATTATTTCTCTTTTATAGGATAGAAAAATCGAAATGAATTCGATGCTGCCGGATGTAAAATCGTACCGTGATTTTCAAGCGGGAAATAATCGAAATACACTTTTATATTTTTGCTTTTTGAAGCTTTAATTTTTTCAGTTAGTAAATTAGCATCGACTTCCATCACTCTCGGGATTTCTGTTGGTGTAAGCCCTTCTTTACCAACTGCAATATAAATATCGGTCTGCTGACTGAAATTTTCCTGCAAAATGGCGCTGTCAAGATTGAGTATGGAACCATTATTCCACCAAATGCTTGGGCTTACAATAACATATTTATTAAAAAGCGTTGGTTTTGTTAATAGAATTTCAGTTCCCAGTAATCCTCCCAATGATTGTCCCATAAGGGTTTTAGAGTTATTGGCGTTGTATTTTTTTTCGATAAAAGGCTGTAATTCTTTTTCAATAAAAGAAATGAATTTATCAGAATGACCCGAAGTTGGAAACCTTTTTTGATCTTTTTCGATAGTTGTCGGGAATGTAAAATCTCTTCTTCTGTCGACAGTGGCAATTCCCACAACAATTGATTTAGGAACCTGATTGATCCATTCGAAACTATTAAACTGCACCAGACCGGCGATATGAATAAAATCTTCATCAGCCGAACCGTCCAATAAATAAATTACGGGATATTTTGTTGCCTCTTCGGCTTTGTAACCTTCCGGAAGATAAATATTCAGAATCCTTTTTTCTCCTAATTCCTTCGATTGAATTTCATCGATAACTCCTAATACAAATGGCTTTGCGGTTTCTTTTGGTTTGGTTTTATTGGTTTGGCAAAAGATAAAAGTGGTAGAAAGGAATAAAAAGACAAGGGAAAATAATTTGTTCATTTTTGCAGTATTTAGTAACAATGGGGTAAAATATTATGATGTGAAACAGGAAAATTATATAGAACTAAAATACAAATTTTTGACATTCTAAAATCTTAATTGAAACGAAAAAAAACTCAAAAATCGACTATAAAATAAATCCCTTTCATCAAACAATGAAAGGGATTCGTTAAGTGTTTAATGTTATTGAATTCTCTTAAAAAAAGGAATAACCTAATATGACAGATGTCGTTGAAAATGAGGAGTTCCAGGTTTGATAATTGCTTAGAATAGTTCTGCCAGCCAAGTATCTAAACTCTATACAGTATCTGTCACGAAATTTTCCACCAATTCCAAATACCAGGGAGTTACGGGAACTAACATCTAATTTACTTACAACCGAACC
It encodes the following:
- a CDS encoding alpha/beta hydrolase, whose product is MNKLFSLVFLFLSTTFIFCQTNKTKPKETAKPFVLGVIDEIQSKELGEKRILNIYLPEGYKAEEATKYPVIYLLDGSADEDFIHIAGLVQFNSFEWINQVPKSIVVGIATVDRRRDFTFPTTIEKDQKRFPTSGHSDKFISFIEKELQPFIEKKYNANNSKTLMGQSLGGLLGTEILLTKPTLFNKYVIVSPSIWWNNGSILNLDSAILQENFSQQTDIYIAVGKEGLTPTEIPRVMEVDANLLTEKIKASKSKNIKVYFDYFPLENHGTILHPAASNSFRFFYPIKEK
- a CDS encoding GNAT family N-acetyltransferase yields the protein MTNKEDHKLDNPVWYALSENHSELALEYAGTKFYNPDYCPFGSFIVSESTLTATEQYGLLTNSFFIVGEKPEIDDSLIIIKELICLQMIIQDKIQLAIDTEIVKLTESHNPELLQLVNLVQPGYFKTKTPLLGNYYGIFKEAQLIAVAGERMKMNDFTEVSAIITHPDHTGKGYAKQLISHVVNSILDESKTPFLHVVENNVGAIGLYEKLGFVTRRKISFWNVSKKQ
- a CDS encoding nuclear transport factor 2 family protein; amino-acid sequence: MTPNKQTVTEYMEAFMVSDHKRILDCLTNDVIWEMPGIYQHAGKEAFDKEIENDNFTGSPTIQIIKMIEENDIVIAEGAVQGNMKNGHKLDAVFCDVFEMEKGKIKKLTSYLMSKNASLKFE